The following are from one region of the Gammaproteobacteria bacterium genome:
- the treS gene encoding maltose alpha-D-glucosyltransferase, translating to MDTAGDNILWYKDAIIYQLHVRAYCDSNGDGIGDFPGLVTKLDYLKDLGIDTLWLLPFYPSPLRDDGYDISNYRDVHSHYGTLAEFRVFLKEAHKRNLKVITELVINHTSDQHPWFQAARAAPPGSVKRDYYVWSETIKKYENTRVIFTDTEKSNWAWDEVAKAYYWHRFFSHQPDLNFANPHVMNAILRAMRFWFDLGVDGMRLDAIPYLCEREGTHNENLPETHAVIKHLRAGLDRHYVDRIFLAEANQWPEDVREYFGDGDECHMAFHFPLMPRIFMAVAQEDRHPIIEILAQTPEIPANCQWAVFLRNHDELTLEMVTDRERDYMYGIYAVDPRARLNLGIRRRLASLMGGSRIKIELLNSLLLSMPGSPIIYYGDEIGMGDNIYLGDRNGVRTPMQWSPDRNAGFSKADPQRLYLPPIMDPLYGYEAVNVEAQSRNASSLLNWMRRLIATRKGHKAFGRGTIKFLHPGNRKILAYLREYQEESILCVANLASSAQPVELDLAAYKGRVPIELIGSTAFPAIGELPYLLSLPSYSFYWFRLATDVAAPVWHIDKLPREMLPVLVLPEGLLSALMADPVGKVSDLLTRKTRIQLEAEILPPFLATQYWYAGAEHPIAQLELDLQLSDVWKTAEGQGWLPLLIKLVLDTGTTQTYFLPLGLMLGEAAEQQYHAMSPWMLAKVRQHAREGILYDALGEDAFCCFFLQAIAANLRFPFAAGEMVFSSTPAFPDLPETIPVTRPRLKQSNTTIVYGEQLILKVYRRVQEGINPELEMGRFLTEISPCRCVAPLAGTLQYQAANGATAIAALHGYIPNQGSAWDYTQDYLDRYFKLCATEPDHACEPEIHAGYLSQMEMLGRCTAELHRALTKITGDPVFDPETLTISEVVTHAEQLRADLINTFNQFEQASLHLPEPLQAICARLLSLRQPALDRFAGAQGDEFCGYKSRIHGNYHLDQILMAHSDFIITDFEGDPGLPLEIRRTKQSPLKDVAGMCYSLSIAAALAVKRHFTENRMLRDLLESRALQWQRASIDSFLLGYRMTMAEIGSYPAEPAQWQELFTRFRLEKMLDEVKKALDGDPALLESSVLVLLDLFDHIVAGAENNTDI from the coding sequence ATGGATACCGCAGGAGATAATATTCTTTGGTACAAAGATGCCATTATTTATCAGCTGCATGTACGTGCGTACTGCGACAGTAATGGCGATGGCATCGGCGACTTTCCCGGTTTGGTTACTAAGCTGGATTACTTAAAAGATCTCGGCATCGATACACTGTGGCTGTTGCCATTTTATCCATCGCCGTTGCGCGATGATGGATATGATATTTCGAATTACCGGGATGTTCATAGCCATTACGGGACGTTAGCCGAGTTCCGGGTCTTTTTAAAAGAAGCGCACAAACGCAATCTGAAAGTGATTACTGAACTGGTTATTAACCATACTTCAGATCAGCATCCGTGGTTCCAAGCAGCGCGTGCAGCACCGCCAGGCTCTGTCAAGCGTGATTATTATGTCTGGAGCGAGACGATCAAGAAATACGAAAATACCCGTGTCATTTTCACCGATACGGAGAAATCGAACTGGGCCTGGGATGAAGTGGCAAAGGCGTATTACTGGCACCGTTTCTTTTCCCACCAGCCGGATCTCAATTTTGCCAACCCTCACGTGATGAATGCAATATTGCGTGCCATGCGATTCTGGTTCGACCTGGGTGTGGATGGCATGCGCTTGGATGCTATTCCTTATCTGTGCGAACGCGAAGGAACGCATAATGAAAATCTGCCCGAAACCCATGCCGTCATCAAACATCTGCGTGCAGGCTTGGACCGGCATTACGTCGACCGCATTTTTCTGGCCGAAGCCAACCAGTGGCCGGAAGATGTGCGCGAGTATTTTGGCGACGGCGATGAGTGTCACATGGCTTTCCATTTTCCTCTGATGCCGCGCATTTTCATGGCGGTAGCTCAGGAGGACCGGCATCCCATCATTGAAATACTGGCGCAAACTCCGGAGATACCGGCAAACTGTCAATGGGCTGTTTTCCTGCGCAATCACGATGAATTGACGCTGGAAATGGTGACCGACCGGGAACGTGATTACATGTACGGAATTTATGCTGTCGATCCGCGCGCACGGCTTAATCTGGGCATCCGGCGCCGTTTGGCATCATTGATGGGCGGTAGCCGTATCAAAATAGAGCTGCTCAATAGTTTGCTGCTGTCGATGCCCGGTTCCCCGATCATTTACTATGGCGATGAAATCGGCATGGGCGACAATATCTACCTCGGGGACCGTAACGGTGTGCGCACACCGATGCAATGGAGTCCCGATCGCAATGCCGGCTTTTCCAAAGCCGACCCGCAACGGCTTTATCTGCCGCCTATCATGGATCCGCTCTACGGCTATGAAGCCGTGAATGTGGAAGCGCAAAGCCGTAATGCCAGCTCGCTGCTGAATTGGATGCGCCGCTTGATTGCGACTCGTAAAGGACATAAAGCCTTCGGCCGCGGTACCATCAAATTTTTACATCCGGGTAATCGCAAAATACTCGCTTATTTACGCGAATATCAGGAAGAAAGCATTCTGTGCGTAGCCAATCTTGCGAGCAGCGCTCAACCTGTCGAACTGGATCTGGCCGCATACAAGGGCCGCGTTCCGATTGAGTTGATTGGAAGTACCGCTTTTCCAGCCATTGGCGAATTGCCTTATCTATTGAGTTTACCAAGTTACAGTTTTTACTGGTTTCGATTGGCCACCGATGTGGCAGCTCCTGTCTGGCACATTGACAAGCTTCCCCGGGAAATGCTGCCGGTATTGGTTTTGCCTGAAGGTTTGCTGAGTGCATTGATGGCCGATCCGGTTGGCAAAGTAAGCGATCTGCTGACGCGTAAAACCCGCATACAACTGGAGGCGGAAATATTGCCGCCATTTCTTGCCACGCAATACTGGTATGCCGGGGCCGAGCATCCGATTGCACAGCTTGAATTGGATCTGCAGCTCAGCGATGTCTGGAAAACCGCGGAAGGCCAGGGATGGCTGCCGCTACTGATCAAGCTGGTGCTGGATACGGGGACGACACAGACTTACTTTTTGCCGTTGGGCTTGATGCTCGGCGAAGCGGCGGAACAGCAATACCATGCAATGTCGCCTTGGATGCTGGCGAAGGTCAGGCAGCATGCGCGCGAGGGCATACTGTATGATGCCTTGGGTGAAGATGCATTTTGCTGTTTCTTTCTGCAGGCTATCGCGGCCAACCTGCGTTTTCCCTTCGCCGCCGGTGAAATGGTGTTTTCCAGCACTCCGGCATTTCCTGATCTGCCGGAAACGATCCCCGTGACGCGCCCCCGGCTCAAGCAAAGCAATACCACCATTGTGTATGGCGAACAGCTGATTCTCAAAGTTTACCGGCGGGTGCAGGAGGGTATCAATCCTGAGCTGGAAATGGGCAGGTTTCTGACTGAAATTTCGCCTTGCCGGTGTGTGGCGCCTTTGGCAGGAACTTTGCAGTATCAGGCCGCAAATGGCGCAACCGCCATTGCCGCATTGCATGGTTATATTCCCAATCAAGGCAGCGCCTGGGACTATACCCAGGATTATCTGGACCGCTATTTCAAACTATGCGCCACGGAACCTGACCATGCGTGTGAGCCGGAAATACATGCTGGCTATTTATCGCAAATGGAAATGTTGGGGCGGTGCACTGCCGAGTTGCACCGGGCATTGACCAAGATCACGGGAGATCCGGTATTCGATCCTGAAACGCTGACAATCAGCGAAGTGGTGACGCACGCGGAACAATTGCGCGCCGATCTTATCAATACTTTTAACCAGTTCGAACAAGCGTCATTACATTTGCCTGAGCCGCTGCAGGCCATTTGCGCGCGTCTGCTCAGTTTGCGTCAGCCTGCACTGGATCGTTTTGCGGGCGCGCAAGGCGATGAATTTTGCGGGTATAAAAGCCGCATCCACGGAAATTATCACCTTGATCAAATATTGATGGCTCATAGCGATTTTATAATTACCGATTTTGAAGGCGATCCCGGTTTGCCGCTCGAGATCCGCCGCACCAAACAGTCGCCCCTCAAGGATGTCGCAGGGATGTGCTATTCACTGAGCATCGCTGCCGCACTCGCGGTAAAACGGCATTTCACTGAAAACCGGATGCTCCGTGATTTATTGGAGAGCCGTGCGCTGCAATGGCAAAGAGCGTCCATCGATAGTTTTCTTCTGGGTTACCGCATGACTATGGCTGAAATCGGTTCTTATCCGGCTGAACCGGCGCAATGGCAAGAATTATTCACGCGGTTTCGGCTCGAGAAGATGCTCGATGAAGTGAAAAAAGCGCTCGATGGCGACCCTGCGTTGCTGGAAAGTTCGGTACTCGTATTACTCGACCTGTTTGATCACATCGTCGCCGGTGCGGAAAACAATACCGACATCTGA
- the treZ gene encoding malto-oligosyltrehalose trehalohydrolase, translating to MKRQHSMPFGAEFTQENQVRFRLWAPSAARVLLLVGNETPVSMHAVEGGWYEWISPQAQAGSRYRYQIDSGLCVPDPASRYNPDDVHGASQVIDPAAFDWQDDDWCGRPWEEAVIYEIHVGTFTPEGTFAAVEQRLDYLAALGVTAIELMPIADFPGQRNWGYDGTLLFAPDSVYGTPDDLKRLIQSAHRRGLMVLLDVVYNHFGPEGNYLHHYAPQFFNDQYHTPWGAAINFDSDSSRTVRDFYRHNALYWLEEYHFDGLRLDAVHAIYDTGHPDILEELAHAVRQTFAAQRPIHLIVENDHNATRYLVRRRNGQALHYNAQWNDDAHHAYHVLLTHESDGYYTDYAHQPIRHLGRCLAEGFAYQGEISAYRNGKPRGESSAFLPPAAFVSFLQNHDQIGNRAMGERLVTLTTAAALRAAIALFLLSPAVPLLFMGEEWGAREPFPFFCEFSGDLAAAVTQGRRNEFVRFERFHDPAARGAIPDPCAASTFKLAKLDWQAQKQPCGRKWLEFYHELLDIRQRIIVPRLHGLHDGHFAVLSPAALHASWLFEENARLSVYANLGAMPVSLASLPQGEVFFSSEEKPEQSLSSGILPAFAVVWYLKEHHG from the coding sequence ATGAAACGACAACACAGTATGCCCTTCGGTGCCGAGTTTACGCAAGAAAATCAGGTGCGTTTCCGGTTATGGGCGCCTTCAGCCGCCCGGGTTTTGCTGTTGGTCGGCAATGAAACACCTGTTTCCATGCACGCGGTGGAGGGGGGCTGGTATGAATGGATAAGCCCGCAAGCGCAAGCGGGTAGCCGCTATCGCTACCAAATCGATAGCGGGCTTTGCGTGCCTGATCCCGCCTCGCGCTATAACCCTGATGATGTGCATGGAGCAAGCCAAGTCATTGATCCGGCTGCGTTTGATTGGCAAGATGATGACTGGTGCGGCCGGCCATGGGAAGAAGCCGTGATTTACGAAATACATGTGGGTACTTTCACGCCTGAAGGAACTTTCGCCGCCGTTGAACAACGATTGGATTATTTGGCGGCGCTTGGCGTGACCGCGATCGAACTCATGCCGATAGCCGATTTCCCCGGTCAACGCAATTGGGGTTATGACGGTACTTTGCTGTTTGCGCCGGATAGCGTTTATGGAACCCCGGACGATCTCAAGCGTTTGATACAAAGTGCTCACCGGCGCGGGCTGATGGTATTGCTGGATGTCGTCTACAACCATTTTGGACCGGAAGGTAATTATCTCCATCATTACGCTCCGCAGTTCTTTAATGATCAATATCACACGCCCTGGGGCGCGGCGATCAACTTCGATAGCGATAGTTCAAGGACCGTGCGTGATTTCTATCGGCATAACGCGCTCTATTGGCTGGAAGAATATCATTTCGACGGGCTGCGGCTGGATGCCGTGCATGCGATATACGATACCGGTCATCCCGATATTCTTGAAGAGCTGGCGCATGCCGTGCGGCAAACGTTCGCCGCGCAACGCCCTATTCATCTGATTGTGGAAAATGATCACAATGCCACCCGCTATCTGGTGCGCAGGCGGAACGGACAAGCGCTTCATTACAATGCGCAATGGAACGACGATGCGCACCATGCCTATCATGTTCTACTGACCCATGAAAGCGATGGCTATTACACGGATTACGCCCACCAGCCGATCCGTCATCTCGGGCGCTGCCTGGCGGAAGGATTCGCGTATCAAGGTGAAATTTCCGCTTATCGCAACGGCAAGCCGCGTGGCGAGTCAAGTGCCTTTCTCCCGCCTGCAGCATTTGTCAGCTTTCTCCAGAACCATGATCAGATCGGTAATCGTGCCATGGGTGAGCGTCTGGTGACGTTGACGACAGCTGCGGCGTTACGTGCCGCCATCGCCTTGTTCTTGCTGTCTCCCGCCGTGCCGTTGCTGTTTATGGGGGAAGAATGGGGCGCGCGCGAACCGTTTCCTTTTTTTTGCGAATTCAGCGGCGATCTTGCGGCCGCGGTGACTCAGGGGCGGCGCAATGAATTCGTCCGTTTTGAGCGTTTCCACGATCCTGCGGCACGCGGCGCGATCCCGGATCCTTGCGCCGCATCCACTTTCAAGCTGGCCAAGCTGGATTGGCAGGCGCAAAAGCAGCCGTGCGGTCGCAAATGGCTCGAGTTTTACCATGAGTTGCTGGATATCCGTCAACGCATTATTGTGCCGCGTCTGCACGGCTTGCATGACGGCCATTTTGCAGTGCTTTCACCTGCTGCACTCCATGCCAGCTGGTTATTTGAAGAGAACGCACGATTATCCGTCTATGCCAATTTAGGCGCGATGCCGGTGAGTTTGGCCAGCTTGCCGCAAGGCGAGGTATTTTTCAGCAGTGAAGAGAAACCGGAGCAAAGCCTATCATCCGGCATCCTGCCCGCTTTCGCCGTCGTTTGGTATCTGAAGGAACATCATGGCTAA